Proteins encoded by one window of Nicotiana tabacum cultivar K326 chromosome 10, ASM71507v2, whole genome shotgun sequence:
- the LOC107805213 gene encoding protein ENDOPLASMIC RETICULUM-ARRESTED PEN3, which translates to MEDGTISIARRTTIQSQVSDRVKLNVGGKLFETTVSTLRSGGPDSLLSALSNRNSDEPVFIDRDPEIFSALLALLRSNRLPSTAKRFSNQELIDEAVYYGIESQLRSALAPSQLSGIDASLFSTIRPSSDGVVTDFNAVDSDASVWVAHGGQVSVYDWSLTHTETIRTHLDYISSIRKVGPDLAVVGSEFESGLHFYNLANGRRVGSVEWTDPSDPRIYKAKVNAVVDSPDSVFAALECQHRENCVLSIDKCTMKAVLELGRQSGNSAKSTVVGKLTFLPEINALVGVSVTAGAFGYSGYVRLWDPRAGDVVWETNEPGSGRSSRFGDSFADIDFDRDQLTMFKICSKSGDLAVADLRKLSEDPWVYLEEKNPCMRHVASGGSNILLHCYRKQVFVGRGGELEVWSRMVEKESDVEREMVLHGGLYRRNYMDKVEDAERGIIKKIEGAGDRLFVTREDVEGIEVWQSSQFSGAVLNL; encoded by the coding sequence ATGGAGGACGGTACAATCAGCATAGCACGACGTACAACAATTCAAAGCCAAGTCAGCGACCGTGTGAAACTCAACGTCGGAGGCAAGCTCTTTGAAACAACAGTATCCACACTTCGCTCTGGTGGACCCGATTCTCTCTTATCTGCCTTATCAAACCGGAATTCCGACGAACCGGTTTTCATCGACCGGGACCCAGAAATCTTCTCGGCTCTCTTAGCTCTTCTCCGGTCTAATCGTCTCCCTTCGACCGCAAAACGATTCTCCAATCAAGAGCTCATCGACGAAGCTGTTTACTATGGAATTGAATCACAGCTCAGATCTGCACTCGCTCCGAGTCAACTCAGCGGAATCGACGCGTCACTTTTTTCGACCATCCGCCCCTCGTCTGACGGCGTTGTAACGGACTTTAACGCCGTTGATTCTGACGCCTCCGTTTGGGTCGCTCATGGAGGGCAGGTTTCGGTTTACGATTGGAGTTTGACCCATACCGAAACTATTCGTACCCATCTTGATTACATCAGCTCGATTCGGAAGGTTGGACCCGATTTGGCGGTTGTCGGGTCTGAATTCGAGTCGGGGCTCCATTTTTATAACTTGGCTAATGGACGTAGAGTTGGGTCTGTCGAATGGACCGACCCGTCTGACCCGAGAATCTACAAGGCAAAAGTCAACGCGGTTGTTGACTCGCCGGACTCTGTCTTTGCGGCCTTGGAGTGTCAGCATAGAGAGAATTGTGTTTTGAGTATCGACAAGTGTACGATGAAAGCAGTTTTGGAGTTGGGAAGGCAATCTGGGAATTCGGCGAAGTCAACGGTTGTCGGAAAGTTGACTTTTCTGCCGGAGATTAATGCTCTAGTCGGCGTTTCAGTGACTGCCGGAGCTTTTGGTTACTCCGGTTACGTGCGGTTGTGGGACCCCAGAGCAGGGGACGTTGTGTGGGAGACGAATGAACCTGGGTCGGGTCGGAGCAGCCGGTTTGGTGACTCATTTGCTGACATTGACTTTGACCGGGACCAGTTGACCATGTTCAAGATATGTTCAAAGTCTGGTGATTTGGCAGTGGCAGATCTTCGTAAATTGAGTGAAGATCCATGGGTGTATTTGGAAGAGAAAAATCCATGTATGAGGCATGTTGCAAGTGGTGGAAGCAATATTTTACTTCACTGTTATAGAAAGCAGGTGTTTGTCGGAAGAGGGGGAGAGTTGGAGGTGTGGTCAAGAATGGTGGAGAAAGAAAGTGATGTTGAGAGGGAAATGGTGTTGCATGGAGGGTTGTATAGGAGGAATTATATGGATAAAGTGGAGGATGCTGAAAGAGGGATCATAAAGAAGATTGAGGGAGCTGGTGATAGGCTGTTTGTTACTAGAGAAGATGTTGAGGGTATTGAGGTGTGGCAAAGTTCTCAATTTTCTGGTGCTGTTTTAAATTTGTGA